A region of Actinomycetota bacterium DNA encodes the following proteins:
- a CDS encoding alpha/beta-hydrolase family protein, which produces MSVAPFSPPLRRRIVRAPLSALGLVCAAPGYVIALTPSLLPRPISLLILLASLGTALAYALGASVGWIWRKIPLTSGWQPRKSLRWACIVIAWIPAVIFTPIAISWQLEQQAELDMPGTLASTVIVLLASLVFALAFIAIGRSIRLGTNNLARLATAFPLLWRWTTKRGPLRQYRRVMTIRVIAAVLVVLLFNSAMALGFNRLVASYSVINADTSGQSQSDLGSNSGSAESLTPWATLGREGRFFVSNTMQPSEISAITQAPATTPLRLYIGVDQAPTPQERSDLAVRELDRTHAWDRDYLAVIALTGTGWVEPDAINALETVTAGNIASIGVQYSAVPSWIGFLIDQETTQIQNADTIHTIIDAWRKHPADHRPKLVLFGESLGAFGSQGAWNSLSTPADVLTDFSSVIWIGPPAGSTLWKAWQADRTAGPAWQPVIGNGTAARVFVSSEELLTAPPAAGKSIAIAAHPNDPVVYWSWDLLFNRPEWIDSPLGPGVDTHIRYSWIITCLQVGMDLVSGGEPPEVGHNYIGASGSAIALTLNPPGWTTAKTIAMQEALGRLRYTTG; this is translated from the coding sequence ATGAGTGTTGCGCCGTTCTCCCCGCCCTTGCGCCGTCGGATCGTCCGCGCGCCCTTGAGCGCGCTGGGCTTGGTGTGTGCGGCGCCGGGTTACGTGATCGCTTTGACTCCTTCGCTGCTGCCCCGGCCCATCAGCCTCCTGATCCTGCTTGCCTCGCTTGGCACCGCTCTGGCTTACGCGCTCGGCGCCTCAGTTGGCTGGATCTGGCGGAAGATTCCTCTCACCTCGGGCTGGCAACCGCGGAAGTCACTTCGCTGGGCGTGCATCGTGATCGCGTGGATTCCGGCTGTCATATTCACTCCAATTGCGATCAGCTGGCAGCTCGAACAGCAGGCCGAGCTCGATATGCCCGGCACCTTGGCATCAACGGTCATCGTGCTGCTCGCCAGCCTGGTCTTTGCCCTCGCATTCATCGCGATTGGACGAAGCATTCGCTTGGGCACCAACAACTTGGCGCGCTTGGCAACCGCATTCCCGCTGCTATGGCGCTGGACAACCAAGCGCGGACCGCTACGACAATACCGGCGAGTCATGACCATCCGAGTCATCGCAGCGGTACTCGTCGTTCTGCTCTTCAACTCCGCCATGGCCCTTGGATTCAACCGACTTGTTGCCTCCTACAGCGTCATCAACGCAGATACCTCAGGACAATCCCAAAGTGATCTTGGTTCCAACAGCGGCAGCGCCGAGAGCCTGACCCCATGGGCAACTCTGGGTCGCGAGGGACGCTTCTTCGTGAGCAACACTATGCAGCCCAGTGAGATCTCAGCCATCACTCAAGCACCTGCAACGACACCACTTCGTCTGTACATTGGCGTTGATCAGGCGCCAACTCCTCAGGAGCGAAGCGATCTGGCGGTGAGAGAACTGGATCGCACCCACGCTTGGGATCGTGACTACCTCGCGGTCATTGCACTGACGGGAACCGGCTGGGTTGAGCCCGACGCCATCAACGCCCTGGAGACCGTGACGGCTGGGAATATCGCAAGCATCGGGGTGCAATACAGCGCGGTGCCCAGTTGGATCGGCTTTCTCATCGACCAAGAGACCACGCAGATCCAGAATGCTGACACGATCCACACGATCATTGATGCCTGGCGAAAACATCCAGCCGACCATCGTCCCAAGCTGGTGCTCTTCGGAGAATCCCTCGGCGCCTTTGGCAGTCAGGGCGCTTGGAACAGCTTGTCGACTCCAGCCGATGTGCTGACCGACTTCTCGTCCGTGATCTGGATCGGACCACCCGCCGGTTCAACATTGTGGAAGGCATGGCAGGCCGATCGCACTGCAGGGCCGGCATGGCAGCCAGTGATCGGAAACGGCACGGCTGCGCGCGTATTCGTCAGCAGCGAGGAGTTGCTGACTGCTCCGCCAGCCGCAGGGAAATCCATTGCTATCGCGGCGCATCCAAACGACCCAGTCGTGTACTGGAGTTGGGATCTCCTCTTCAATCGACCCGAATGGATCGATTCTCCTTTGGGGCCCGGCGTCGATACGCACATTCGTTACAGCTGGATCATCACTTGTCTGCAAGTCGGGATGGATCTGGTCAGCGGCGGTGAGCCGCCGGAGGTCGGCCACAATTACATCGGTGCCTCGGGTTCGGCCATCGCACTGACCCTCAACCCACCCGGTTGGACAACCGCAAAGACCATCGCCATGCAGGAAGCTCTTGGGCGCTTGCGATATACGACGGGCTAA
- a CDS encoding aldehyde dehydrogenase family protein has protein sequence MTMRDGVFIAGAWSQGAGSAELVERSSIDDQVIGSVQSASEAQVDAAVLAAAAAFPVWSATPRAERTAKLHEIAEALEARTDEFAELATREVGTTLSISKAVQVGLAVRVLRSTADAMDELSLSEEDENFVVEREPIGVVVAITPWNFPLHQIVAKLAPALAAGCTIVVKPAELTSLSAIALFELIDGVGLPAGTVNLVCGPGSVVGEALVRHPLVNMVSFTGSTLAGKRVGELAINDVKKVALELGGKSASVLLEDADLDRAVPSSLSNCYLNSGQVCSALTRLIVMRSQLPRVEELLLKAAERFVPGDPLESSTRLGPLVSADQRDRVIEYIEIGIAEGARVLVGGPQQPELPGYFVTPTVFTDVDVDMRIAQEEIFGPVLVVIPVDSEEEALAAANKSAYGLAGAVWSADRDRAVAFARKFRTGQVAINGGAFNARAPFGGYKMSGNGRELGKYGLDEYFEYKALVY, from the coding sequence TTGACCATGCGCGACGGAGTTTTCATTGCTGGTGCTTGGAGTCAGGGAGCTGGGTCGGCAGAGCTCGTCGAGCGCTCATCAATCGATGACCAGGTGATCGGGTCGGTGCAGTCGGCATCCGAGGCACAGGTTGATGCCGCAGTACTTGCTGCCGCCGCGGCCTTTCCTGTCTGGAGTGCGACACCTCGCGCGGAGCGCACGGCAAAACTGCATGAAATAGCAGAGGCTCTTGAAGCCCGCACTGACGAGTTTGCTGAGCTGGCCACTCGCGAGGTTGGCACCACCTTGTCGATCTCCAAAGCAGTTCAGGTCGGCTTGGCAGTGCGCGTGCTGCGCTCAACCGCAGATGCAATGGACGAACTCTCCCTTTCGGAGGAAGACGAGAACTTCGTCGTCGAGCGTGAGCCAATCGGGGTCGTTGTTGCGATTACACCCTGGAACTTTCCCTTGCATCAGATCGTCGCAAAGCTCGCCCCGGCGCTTGCTGCTGGATGCACAATCGTGGTGAAGCCTGCTGAGCTGACCTCACTTTCAGCAATCGCGCTGTTCGAGCTCATTGATGGCGTCGGACTTCCGGCGGGCACAGTCAACCTGGTATGCGGCCCCGGCTCGGTTGTAGGCGAAGCGCTCGTTCGTCATCCGCTGGTCAACATGGTCAGCTTCACCGGATCCACTCTGGCCGGAAAACGCGTCGGCGAACTAGCCATCAATGACGTGAAGAAGGTCGCGCTTGAACTCGGCGGCAAATCGGCTTCCGTGTTGCTCGAAGACGCCGATCTTGATCGGGCGGTGCCCTCATCATTGAGCAACTGCTATCTCAATAGTGGCCAGGTCTGTTCGGCGCTTACGCGACTGATCGTCATGCGCTCGCAACTGCCTCGTGTTGAGGAATTGCTGCTCAAGGCTGCCGAGAGATTCGTGCCGGGTGATCCACTTGAGAGCTCAACGCGACTAGGCCCACTGGTGTCAGCCGACCAGCGTGATCGCGTCATTGAATACATTGAAATTGGAATTGCCGAGGGCGCTCGCGTTCTTGTCGGTGGTCCGCAGCAACCCGAACTTCCTGGCTATTTCGTTACGCCAACGGTGTTCACTGACGTCGACGTCGACATGCGCATCGCACAAGAGGAGATCTTTGGGCCGGTGCTCGTTGTCATTCCGGTCGACTCCGAGGAGGAAGCCCTTGCAGCCGCCAATAAGTCGGCTTACGGGCTGGCTGGTGCCGTCTGGTCAGCTGACCGTGATCGCGCGGTTGCCTTTGCTCGCAAGTTTCGCACGGGGCAGGTGGCCATCAACGGTGGTGCCTTCAATGCACGCGCTCCCTTCGGTGGCTACAAGATGTCGGGCAATGGACGCGAGCTCGGAAAGTACGGTCTGGACGAGTACTTCGAATACAAGGCCTTGGTCTACTAA
- a CDS encoding NADP-dependent oxidoreductase yields the protein MRVVGVDEFGGPEALKVFEVASPEPGPGQVRIRVHAATVNPTDTLFRSGAQAGNMRKTEPPYIPGMDAAGVIDAVGPENDGRLCVGDRVVALVLPGGSRGGAYAEQIVVPAFSVVAAPKDVDFAAASTLLMNALTARITLDLLGLHEGQSLAVTGAAGAYGAYVVELALSEGLRVIADASPKDEELVRALGVYEIVPRGDAVAVAIRTLVPEGVDALADGSLQGALVLPAIADGGGYAVVRGWNGDVERGITVQRVLVSAESKNTAALERLVQQADAGLLTLRVADVIPAADAAQAHRRLEAGGVRGRLVLDFS from the coding sequence ATGCGAGTAGTCGGTGTTGATGAGTTTGGTGGACCAGAGGCTCTGAAGGTCTTTGAAGTTGCCTCGCCTGAGCCTGGTCCGGGTCAAGTGCGCATCCGCGTTCACGCCGCAACGGTCAATCCCACGGACACACTTTTTCGATCGGGTGCCCAAGCAGGCAACATGCGCAAGACAGAGCCGCCTTACATACCTGGCATGGATGCCGCTGGCGTGATCGACGCAGTCGGGCCCGAGAACGATGGCCGGCTTTGCGTTGGCGATCGAGTTGTGGCGTTGGTGCTGCCAGGTGGCTCTCGTGGTGGCGCTTATGCAGAGCAGATCGTTGTCCCTGCCTTCTCTGTTGTTGCTGCGCCGAAAGACGTCGATTTTGCAGCGGCGTCGACACTGCTGATGAATGCGTTGACCGCGAGGATCACTCTTGACCTGCTGGGCCTGCATGAGGGACAGAGTTTGGCTGTCACTGGTGCTGCCGGAGCCTATGGCGCCTATGTTGTCGAACTGGCTTTGTCGGAGGGGCTTCGTGTGATCGCCGATGCCTCGCCCAAGGATGAGGAACTTGTCCGGGCACTTGGTGTCTACGAGATCGTCCCTCGCGGCGACGCAGTTGCTGTGGCCATTCGTACCCTGGTGCCTGAAGGAGTGGATGCCCTTGCTGATGGTTCCCTGCAAGGAGCACTCGTTCTTCCGGCAATTGCCGATGGCGGCGGATATGCCGTCGTGCGTGGTTGGAACGGCGATGTTGAGCGCGGAATCACCGTCCAGCGTGTGCTGGTAAGCGCAGAGTCGAAGAACACTGCTGCATTGGAGAGGCTCGTCCAGCAGGCCGATGCTGGGCTGCTGACTCTTCGGGTTGCGGACGTAATTCCGGCAGCCGATGCAGCGCAGGCTCATCGCCGCCTTGAGGCTGGCGGCGTACGGGGACGCCTCGTACTTGATTTTTCGTAG
- a CDS encoding SulP family inorganic anion transporter, protein MDINRDILGLSGANLAAGLSGTFVVNGSPTKTQILDGQQGKTQVANLTMALIALLFTLFFTGLLTNMPKAVLGAIVFLIGVDLIDITGLKRIASRRRSEFVIAVLTAVVVCAVGVEQGIILAIAISILEIVRRQYKPKDFVVSISPSGEPSYVTSAPGVQSQPGLIVFRYDAELFYANANSFVDDVERLIDSAPAPVEWLILDASSLDDIDYSAGIAVAGLLDFLKARNITFALARADSALSTTLQEYGLMSQISPDRMYGNLADAVDAFNARQHS, encoded by the coding sequence GTGGACATCAATCGAGACATCCTCGGCCTGTCCGGCGCGAACCTCGCTGCTGGTCTCAGCGGAACCTTCGTGGTCAACGGCAGCCCCACGAAGACCCAGATCCTCGATGGTCAACAAGGCAAGACGCAAGTCGCCAATCTGACTATGGCCTTGATCGCATTGCTCTTCACCCTGTTTTTCACTGGCTTGCTCACCAATATGCCGAAGGCTGTTCTTGGCGCGATCGTGTTTCTAATCGGCGTGGACCTCATCGACATCACGGGATTGAAGCGGATTGCCTCGCGCCGCCGCAGTGAGTTCGTGATCGCAGTCCTCACTGCTGTAGTCGTCTGTGCCGTCGGAGTGGAGCAGGGGATCATCCTTGCAATCGCCATTTCGATCTTGGAGATCGTCCGTCGTCAGTACAAGCCCAAGGACTTTGTCGTGAGCATCAGTCCCAGCGGCGAACCGAGTTACGTCACGAGTGCTCCCGGGGTCCAAAGCCAGCCTGGACTCATCGTTTTTCGCTACGACGCTGAACTCTTCTACGCCAATGCGAACTCCTTCGTTGATGATGTGGAGCGCTTGATCGATTCGGCCCCTGCTCCTGTCGAATGGCTGATCCTGGACGCCTCGTCACTGGACGATATTGACTATTCCGCTGGGATAGCCGTCGCCGGCCTTCTCGATTTCTTGAAGGCCCGAAACATCACTTTTGCTCTGGCTCGAGCGGATTCGGCGCTGAGTACAACACTGCAGGAGTACGGCTTGATGAGCCAGATTTCTCCCGACCGCATGTACGGAAACCTCGCGGACGCAGTGGATGCCTTCAATGCGCGACAGCACTCGTAA
- a CDS encoding enoyl-CoA hydratase/isomerase family protein, whose product MSSLVVIDSLDDVVVIRMNHGKVNALDVDLLIAVRAAFTQAPKDVAIVLTGNDRAFSAGLDLRQLLDSPLQYSDQLLDELSATCLTIFDHPRPVVAAVNGAAIAGGAMLALAADVRIMSGGVIGLPELKVGVPIPSVLMELARYVLGQHLSRHVLQGLAIDPEAALAIGMIDELADPEQLLDRAIAQAQGLASVPAVTFALTKQALHAETRDLMEAGSPADDDEVADAWQSAEVRAQIQAQVDRMTRR is encoded by the coding sequence GTGTCATCGCTCGTAGTGATCGATAGCCTCGACGACGTCGTGGTGATCCGAATGAACCACGGCAAAGTCAATGCTCTTGACGTGGATCTGCTCATAGCGGTGCGTGCGGCTTTTACGCAAGCGCCCAAGGATGTAGCCATCGTCCTTACTGGCAATGATCGGGCATTCTCAGCTGGGCTGGATCTGCGACAGTTACTGGACTCTCCACTGCAGTACTCCGATCAATTACTTGATGAGCTTTCGGCAACCTGCCTGACGATCTTTGATCACCCTCGGCCCGTCGTTGCTGCTGTCAACGGGGCGGCAATCGCTGGCGGCGCCATGCTGGCACTTGCCGCCGATGTGCGCATCATGTCGGGAGGTGTCATCGGCTTGCCAGAACTCAAAGTGGGCGTTCCGATCCCCTCTGTGCTGATGGAACTTGCCCGGTACGTACTTGGACAGCATTTGTCACGCCATGTCCTTCAGGGCCTGGCCATCGATCCCGAGGCAGCGCTCGCGATCGGCATGATAGATGAGCTGGCCGACCCAGAGCAGCTACTCGATCGCGCCATTGCCCAGGCTCAGGGTCTGGCTTCGGTTCCTGCTGTGACCTTCGCATTGACCAAGCAGGCATTGCACGCTGAGACTCGCGATCTGATGGAAGCCGGCTCGCCAGCCGACGATGACGAGGTTGCCGATGCGTGGCAATCCGCGGAGGTCCGGGCCCAGATCCAGGCTCAGGTCGATCGCATGACTCGGCGGTAG
- a CDS encoding acyltransferase, translated as METSRPRIEWMDLVKGTAVLVVVLFHSVNHMESITKDDSVSAVWFTSMNVLEPMRMPLFFMVSGMLAAGAISRPWRRSRRRTYGMTYLYILWSAIFFTVVALYVNSGFVAAISQFPGRLLVGSSGYWYLYALLLYFIVAKLLCRYPAWIIVALAIGLNLLRAPVAQWNRDFMVNLDAGSAMTSIVTNLVFFLIGAYYKELLAQITRWASWLWVAGLLVPAIAYGIWRSANSSTWELTYLPVSLLWIVAGAMAAYLLVQWEAPRKFGTFFGARTLPIFVVQFPLLMCLSSYLHNNNPAYMQNAIVQVFFPVAMTSMLVGAALILYWVTRNNFGKYLFEAPGWVVREPRALKQEHALLESNSDNAQDLSNVHP; from the coding sequence ATGGAAACCAGCCGGCCACGCATTGAGTGGATGGATCTGGTCAAGGGCACCGCCGTCTTGGTCGTGGTGCTCTTCCACTCGGTGAACCATATGGAGTCCATCACCAAGGACGACAGCGTCTCAGCTGTGTGGTTCACCTCGATGAATGTGCTCGAGCCAATGCGGATGCCGCTATTCTTCATGGTCTCCGGAATGCTCGCAGCCGGTGCCATCTCGCGTCCTTGGCGGCGCTCTCGTCGACGTACCTACGGAATGACCTACCTCTACATCCTGTGGAGCGCGATCTTCTTCACGGTCGTAGCTCTGTATGTGAACTCAGGCTTTGTCGCTGCGATCAGCCAGTTCCCTGGTCGCTTGCTTGTCGGCAGCAGTGGCTATTGGTATCTCTACGCGCTGCTGCTGTATTTCATCGTCGCCAAACTGCTTTGTCGTTATCCGGCGTGGATCATCGTGGCGCTTGCCATCGGACTGAATCTATTGAGAGCTCCAGTTGCGCAGTGGAATCGCGATTTCATGGTGAATCTCGATGCGGGGTCAGCGATGACCTCAATCGTCACAAATCTGGTCTTCTTCCTGATCGGCGCGTACTACAAAGAATTGCTCGCCCAGATCACGCGGTGGGCATCGTGGCTTTGGGTCGCAGGGTTGTTGGTGCCTGCCATTGCGTACGGCATTTGGCGAAGTGCGAATTCATCGACTTGGGAGCTGACCTATCTGCCGGTCTCACTCCTTTGGATTGTGGCCGGCGCGATGGCGGCGTACCTCCTGGTTCAATGGGAAGCGCCGCGAAAGTTCGGTACCTTCTTTGGCGCTCGCACCCTGCCCATTTTTGTCGTGCAGTTCCCCTTGCTGATGTGCTTGTCTTCCTATCTGCACAACAACAATCCCGCGTATATGCAAAATGCCATCGTCCAAGTATTCTTTCCCGTCGCGATGACCTCGATGCTGGTTGGGGCAGCTCTGATCCTGTACTGGGTGACGCGAAATAACTTCGGCAAGTACTTGTTTGAAGCTCCTGGCTGGGTAGTGCGTGAGCCAAGGGCACTCAAGCAGGAGCATGCATTGCTGGAGTCGAATTCAGATAATGCTCAAGACCTATCGAATGTCCATCCGTAA
- a CDS encoding alpha/beta hydrolase: MLRRSTARAIALLVCAGLGLIGIESASGLTASASPSTSSPTLHVQYASAAGTTFAFAQLGSGPALILLNGTGSPMNEWDPALLAALARSHRVTVFDYPGIGLSARAPSKWTFSNAADWVAAFAKVLSPKAPVDVVGWSMGGFIAQQLAIRHPEVVRQLILAATNPGGPQAKLGPRWVQQLDSASQESDKAYLQTNYPHSTDAQAAGRAFLHRLSTAVESGAYPPEQVPAATYRAMVAAEDPWLRSEANSRALRTLSIPTLVITGASDVVTPAANSRLLARIMPGARLVLVPGAGHSFLFQNPQRTARTFDAFLAASPVEVVRQPSGLHCRLNHR, translated from the coding sequence ATGTTGCGTAGATCTACTGCGCGCGCCATAGCGCTGCTTGTGTGCGCAGGCCTTGGACTGATCGGTATCGAATCGGCGAGCGGTCTGACGGCCTCCGCAAGCCCATCAACGAGCTCTCCCACTCTTCACGTTCAATATGCCTCCGCAGCAGGCACGACATTTGCTTTCGCTCAACTTGGCAGCGGGCCTGCGCTGATATTGCTCAATGGCACTGGTTCGCCGATGAACGAATGGGATCCAGCGCTGCTTGCTGCGCTCGCGAGGTCACATCGAGTCACGGTGTTCGACTACCCCGGGATCGGACTGTCTGCGCGAGCGCCTTCGAAATGGACTTTCTCCAACGCTGCCGACTGGGTGGCTGCCTTCGCCAAGGTGCTATCGCCCAAGGCCCCAGTTGATGTCGTGGGCTGGTCGATGGGCGGTTTCATTGCCCAGCAACTCGCGATCCGCCACCCCGAAGTGGTTCGGCAACTCATCCTTGCTGCAACGAATCCTGGCGGACCGCAGGCGAAGTTGGGGCCGCGATGGGTGCAACAACTGGACAGCGCATCCCAGGAGAGCGACAAGGCGTATCTGCAAACGAACTACCCGCATTCAACTGATGCGCAGGCCGCGGGACGGGCCTTCCTGCACCGACTCTCCACAGCCGTTGAGTCCGGTGCGTATCCGCCTGAGCAGGTACCTGCGGCCACTTACAGGGCGATGGTCGCGGCTGAGGATCCTTGGCTTCGCAGCGAGGCCAACTCCCGCGCTCTTCGAACATTGAGTATCCCCACGCTCGTCATCACGGGCGCTTCCGATGTCGTCACGCCAGCGGCCAACAGTCGACTCCTTGCGCGAATAATGCCTGGAGCACGATTGGTGTTGGTGCCTGGCGCGGGCCATTCCTTCCTCTTTCAGAATCCGCAACGCACAGCCCGGACATTCGATGCCTTCTTGGCCGCCTCGCCAGTTGAAGTAGTGCGTCAGCCGAGCGGACTCCATTGCCGACTGAACCATCGTTGA
- a CDS encoding thioesterase family protein translates to MSEAVAPNTSRRPAISTPSPDAPTQESLYANISMPHLLDLLHLDETNHDVFRAKTIFEDPINLYGGQVAAQALRAAGTTVPEGRAPHSFHCYFLRAGDPKLPVDYFVNRDRDGRAYSARTVSAMQDGREILTMSTSFHVDEDGPDVQPAGIPEVLFPDDPRAKTMKSRTVDIDYRDPRLVVEETMVRQVWAKATVDLGDDALLHACVTAYISDMFTGLFTLVPRREDVALSSLDHAMWFLRPNRADEWIFMDLVGESLNGGRGLYSGSMFNEQGQLVARLMQESLFRARKN, encoded by the coding sequence GTGTCGGAAGCGGTAGCTCCGAACACTTCACGGAGGCCCGCCATCAGTACTCCATCGCCCGATGCACCAACTCAAGAGTCGCTATACGCCAACATCTCAATGCCCCACCTGCTGGATCTCTTGCACCTTGACGAAACAAATCACGACGTATTTCGTGCCAAGACGATCTTCGAAGATCCCATCAATCTCTACGGTGGTCAGGTTGCAGCACAAGCCCTGCGCGCTGCTGGGACGACAGTTCCGGAGGGTCGCGCTCCACACTCCTTCCATTGCTACTTCCTGCGTGCCGGCGATCCCAAACTGCCAGTGGACTACTTCGTCAATCGTGATCGAGATGGCCGTGCTTACTCAGCACGCACAGTGAGCGCGATGCAGGATGGTCGCGAGATTCTCACGATGAGTACCTCCTTTCACGTCGACGAAGATGGCCCAGACGTGCAGCCGGCAGGCATTCCGGAGGTGCTCTTTCCAGATGATCCGCGTGCGAAGACCATGAAGAGTCGAACTGTGGATATCGACTACCGCGATCCACGCCTTGTCGTCGAAGAAACCATGGTGCGCCAGGTGTGGGCCAAGGCGACTGTCGACCTGGGTGACGACGCACTTCTGCATGCCTGTGTAACCGCATATATCTCTGACATGTTCACGGGCCTGTTCACTCTTGTGCCCCGTCGCGAAGACGTGGCGCTGAGCAGCCTTGATCACGCAATGTGGTTCTTGCGCCCCAATCGCGCGGATGAATGGATCTTCATGGATCTCGTTGGTGAGTCCTTGAACGGTGGACGCGGGCTCTATTCAGGCTCGATGTTCAATGAGCAAGGTCAACTGGTTGCTCGGCTGATGCAGGAGTCCCTATTCCGCGCTCGTAAGAATTAG
- the ald gene encoding alanine dehydrogenase — translation MKVGVLREVKSQELRVAITPAGVHEFVGNGHEVIIESGAGDGSSIPDHEFASAGAEICSSLEDVWGQAELVLKVKEPISSEFPLIRSGQMIFTFLHLAASRECTQALIDSGCTAIAYETVELPNGTLPLLAPMSEVAGRLAPQVGAQALLSISGGRGVLLGGVSGTYAAKVVVIGAGVAGMNAAAIALGMQAEVLLLDRNIARLREVDAIYQGHMQTIASNAFEVERAVIDADLVIGAVLVHGAKAPRLVSDDLVAQMKQGSVLVDIAIDQGGCFEGSRATTHAAPTFRVHNSLFYCVANMPAAVPHTSTYALTNVTLPYAIDLANKGWRKAMAEDPSLALGLNVHAGEVTYTAVAEAFGYALRPVAALLS, via the coding sequence GTGAAGGTCGGAGTGCTTCGAGAGGTCAAGAGCCAGGAGTTGCGGGTGGCGATCACTCCCGCAGGAGTCCATGAGTTTGTAGGCAACGGGCATGAAGTCATCATCGAATCTGGTGCCGGCGACGGTTCATCGATCCCTGACCACGAGTTTGCTTCAGCTGGGGCGGAGATCTGCTCATCGCTGGAAGATGTCTGGGGCCAGGCCGAACTGGTACTCAAGGTCAAAGAGCCAATCAGCAGCGAGTTCCCGCTGATTCGATCTGGCCAAATGATCTTCACATTCCTGCATCTGGCGGCATCGCGCGAGTGCACTCAGGCCCTCATCGACTCCGGTTGCACGGCCATCGCATACGAGACGGTCGAGTTGCCCAACGGCACTTTGCCGTTGCTGGCACCAATGTCAGAGGTCGCCGGCCGCCTTGCACCGCAGGTGGGTGCGCAAGCGCTGCTCAGCATCAGTGGCGGCAGAGGGGTGCTATTAGGTGGCGTCTCAGGAACCTATGCCGCGAAGGTGGTCGTCATTGGCGCAGGGGTAGCCGGCATGAATGCAGCAGCAATCGCACTCGGCATGCAAGCAGAAGTCTTGCTGCTGGATCGCAATATTGCTCGACTCCGTGAAGTCGATGCGATCTACCAGGGGCACATGCAGACCATTGCTTCCAATGCCTTCGAGGTCGAGCGAGCGGTCATCGATGCCGACCTCGTGATTGGCGCTGTGCTCGTGCACGGTGCTAAGGCACCGAGGCTCGTCAGTGATGATCTGGTCGCGCAAATGAAGCAAGGCTCAGTTCTTGTCGACATTGCAATCGACCAAGGAGGCTGCTTCGAGGGATCCCGTGCTACCACCCACGCCGCTCCCACTTTTCGAGTGCACAACTCACTCTTCTATTGCGTCGCCAATATGCCCGCGGCTGTGCCGCACACCTCTACATACGCGCTGACAAATGTGACACTGCCGTATGCGATTGATCTGGCCAACAAAGGTTGGCGGAAGGCTATGGCTGAGGATCCTTCACTAGCGCTCGGCTTGAATGTGCACGCTGGTGAGGTCACTTACACGGCTGTTGCCGAAGCCTTCGGATATGCGCTGCGACCGGTGGCAGCGTTGCTTTCATAA
- a CDS encoding DUF393 domain-containing protein — protein sequence MIHGLRRVILFDGDCLTCNRVLTFIAARLPHEIELAFVPLESTLTTELLVFHPKLRERDAVIYLDDYALLHGAAAVERVLSFIPRWRIAGQVLAVLPNALAESAYDVFASNRYRWNKRLTACEIPSAQLSARLVG from the coding sequence GTGATTCATGGACTGCGCCGCGTGATCTTGTTCGATGGCGACTGCCTCACCTGCAATCGGGTCCTCACCTTCATCGCTGCACGGCTCCCGCATGAGATTGAACTTGCATTCGTGCCGCTTGAATCGACTTTGACAACCGAGTTGCTCGTCTTCCATCCCAAACTTCGTGAACGCGATGCGGTGATCTATTTGGATGACTACGCCTTGCTCCATGGCGCGGCAGCTGTTGAGCGAGTGCTCTCGTTCATCCCTCGATGGCGTATCGCTGGGCAAGTGCTCGCGGTGCTTCCGAACGCGTTGGCCGAAAGCGCATACGACGTTTTCGCCTCGAATCGATACCGATGGAACAAGAGACTGACGGCCTGTGAAATTCCCAGCGCGCAACTCTCTGCGCGTCTGGTCGGTTAG
- a CDS encoding DUF5302 domain-containing protein yields the protein MAEEQVDEQREKFRQALEAKKNKGRSNGQGPTGTTGAVKDSSNRAGGKREHRRKSG from the coding sequence ATGGCTGAGGAGCAGGTAGACGAGCAGCGCGAGAAATTTCGCCAGGCGCTCGAAGCGAAGAAGAACAAGGGTCGGAGCAATGGACAGGGCCCAACAGGCACAACCGGCGCCGTGAAGGACAGCTCAAATCGAGCTGGTGGCAAGCGGGAGCATCGCCGCAAGAGCGGCTGA